The Dethiosulfovibrio faecalis genome contains the following window.
ATGGCGGACATCACTATTGGCCCGGCCCCTCCCTCCAGGCGAATGCTCTCCTTCATTAGTTCCCTGAAGGATCTCTCCAGACGCTGAAACCGCCCTCCGGTAAGGTTATAGGCCTTTATCACCCTGATTCCGTAGAGATATTCCTGAAGCCTGTTGGCGGCGGATATCTTGGCCCTCATGTGTCTGGCACCCATCAGGCGGATGAACCTGGTGGCTCCTACCAGAATGACAAGTCCTATGGGCAGAGGGGCGAACATGGCAAGGGCCATTCGCCAGTCCAGAAACCAGAGTCCCGCGAAGGCCATCAGAGGCAGCACCAGGGCCCCAACCAGCTGAGGCACGAAATGGGACACGGCCTGTTCCAGCAGGGCGAAGTCTCCCATTATCATGTTGGCCATGTCTCCTGGGTCACGGCTGAACAGGTATCCCAGAGGCAGCTTTCTGAGGTGCTCCGCCAGAGCGGCTCGCCCCTTGGCGGAGGCGGAGTAGGCGCTTCTGTAGCATGTCCGGTAGGCCGGGATCTCCGCTGCGAATATAAGTAGGGCGTAGGCTGCCAGGCCTATGCAGACCTTCCACAGCCCGCCGATGTCCAGGGTGCCGTTTGTGCCGAATCCCTCGAAAAGGATCCCTATGGCTCCCAGGGCCATGACGAAGGGGCCCACGTTTACGATGTCCGACAGCACCGTGAAGGAGATGGGTTTTATCAGCTTCCCCGGAGCTCCGGCGGTTATGTTCTCGAAAAATCTCATCATATCGCCTCCGCCTTTGCCGGTCTCTCCATGCCCCACTCTCTGGCGCTGGTGTGGGCGGTCCACATCCTTTCGTAGACCCCTCGGTTTTCCAGAAGTTCCCTGTGGGTTCCCTCCTCGGACAGAGTTCCCCCGTCCAGGACCACTATATGGTCGGCTTCTTTTATGGTGGACAGCCTGTGGGCTATCACTATGACCGTCTTGTCCTTTATCAGGCTCTTGAGCGCCATCTGCATTCTGTGTTCATTCTCCGGATCGGCGAAGGCCGTGGCCTCGTCCAGCACCAGTATCGGCGAGTTCTTCAATATGGCCCTGGCGACCGCCACCCTCTGTTCCTCTCCGCCGGACAGATACACGCCGCCCTCTCCTATGAGGGTGTCGTACCCGTTGGGAAGCCTCTCTATGAAATCGTGACACTGGGCGGCTCTGGCGGCGGCGTGGACCTCCTCCTCCGTGGCGTCGGGTCTTCCTACCAGTATGTTTTGATACAGCGAGTCGAAGAACAGAAAGGTGTCTTGGAAAACGAAGGAGACCCTGTCCATCAGGTCCTCGGTCCTCATGTCCCTCACGTCGACCCCGCCTATCTTTATCGACCCGGAATCGACGTCCCAGAATCGGGGGATCAGGTTGGCCGCGGTGGATTTTCCCGACCCGGATGGTCCAACCAGGGCAGTGACCTCTCCCTCTCTGGCCGAGAAGGACAGCCCGCTCAGGGCATCTACCCTGGTGGATTCGTCCTCCGATCCGTAGGAGAAGGATACGTTCTCGAATGCTACGTCGTGTCCCTCAGGCAGGGCCGGTCGGGCCGGTTCGGAAACGGCGGGCTGATCCAGTATGTCGTCTATCCTGTTGACCCCCTCGGTGATCTGCCTCAGTGTGGCGGACAGATGCATCATCTTGTAGAGAGGGGCGGTCAGTCCGGGGATCATTATTATCGAGAAGAGCACGGTCAGGCCCGTGGACCGGTCTCCCCCTCTGGAGAGGAGCAGCACCCCTACGGGAAGCACGAAGGCCAGCAGTGACGTCAGCATTGTCTTGAAGAGGATGTAGCCGTTTTGGAAGGAGTCGGTCCAGTCCGTTACCAGACGGCAGTAGTCCATCATGTCTCCGTAGAACTTGCGGAAGGAGTGAACGGTCCGGCCGAATATCTTCACCGCCGGCATGCCCCTGACGTACTGCACCGCCGAGCCGTTGATCCTCTCGAGAGAGTCGTAGTAGGCTTTTATGAGGGTCTGGCCTCTTGAGCCTATCATCATGTAGCTCTGGACGAAGAAGGCCAGCAGGGCCGCTCCCGTCGCGGCTCCGGCTATCCAGGGGTTCAGTGAGAACAGAGCCGCCGCCATCACCGCCGCCGTCGCCAGTACGCTCACCAGGTCCGGTATCTTGTGGGCCACGAAGTTCTCTATCTTCTCCACGTTCTGTTCCAGGGTCTTCTTGACCGCTCCGGTGGACGTTCGAGACAGATACCCGAGGTGGAGTTTCCCTATATGTTCCGCCAGCCTTACCCTGAGGCCGTAGAGGATCCTGAACGCCGCAACGTGAGAGGCCATGTAACCGGCGTAGAGGAAGACCATGGAGGCCAGTACCCCGGCCAGGGCCGTGAAGCCCCAGAACCTCATGGACTGGCCGTCCAGGTTCGAGGGATTGCCCCAGTGGACCATAAGTTCCTCCAGTATTTTGTAGACCGAAAGATAGGGGGTCAGAGCGAGTATGGCGCTCACGACCGACAGAACGCCGGAAAGCACCAGCAGCCCTCTCTTCTCCCCTGCTATCTCCATAAGTCGGGCCACGCCCTTTTTTCTCATACGTTTCGTCTCCTTTCCGTCGACTCCGGCTTGAAGCGAAGGCGAACTATGTGGCACGAGGTCATCCTCTTAAGCTTTGGGATGTACTTGAAGACCCTCATCCAGCGCCATCGGGATCCGCCGTAGTCGTAGAAGTTCCATTTGCCCGCGATCTCTATCGACCGGGACCAGCTTGCCATCGTCTCGGGATCTTCCGGGCCCCATAGAAACTCGGGGGTCTCGTCGATCTTGGACAGAGAATCGTGCCATCTCGCCTTTCCCACCACGCAGGGGGCGGTGGACTCCAGCAGCATCTCTCCTCTGGGAAAACGATTTGCCAGCTCCACCAGGAGGGATCGTACCTTTTCCTCCGGAAAGTACATCAGAAGCCCCTCTGCTATGAAAAGCACCGGCTCACCCCTGGTCTTCACCTCGTCCATCCAGGAGAAGTCGAAAACCGAGCGGGCTATGAATCGTCTGGTGTCCGTCTCGCGGAAGAACCGCTGTCTGGTCTCTATTCCCTCAGGCAGGTCCAGGTCATACCATCTTGCGGAGTTCTTTCCGAGCCGCTCCATCCTGGAGCTCAGCCCCGCACCTAGTTCCACGACGGTTCCGTTAGGGTGGTTTCGGAGAAAGCGCTTGGTCTCGCGATCCAGAATCATAGATCTTATCGCGACCCCCACCTGGGATTTCCAGCATCCTTCGAAAGTCGAGAAGTCGTAATCTATGGCCTTCATCATCTTTACCGCCTTGGGATCCCTCAATAGCGGTCTCTCCATGCCGGTTTCCTTCGCCTTGGCCCAGAGGGTTATCAGCATAGTTCTCGGCAGGGCCGACATATCCTTTCCCATGGGAAAATCGCCTCCCTTCAGCCCCGAATCTACGGGGTCAGTCCCTTCAATATGATGGCGGTTATCTGCTCGAGGTAATCGTCGTCCTTAACCTCGCTGTAGCTGCCCTGTCTTACGTGTTCCTCCATGTGTCCGTGAAACTCCCACCATACGTGAACCGTTCCGCACACCATCGCCGTGATCGTGAGGGGCGACACGTCGTTTCTTATCTCGCCACGGCTCTGGGCCTCCTTGATGGACGATTCGTACCAGTGGTGGATGTCCTCCTCGCCGCCCCAGGGGGCGTCGTCCCCCTCCAGCCTTCCCCAGTTGGCCATGCGGACCATCCTGGGGTTGTCCCTGTAGAAGGAGAAGGCCACTTCTATCATGTCCGAGACGAACTCCGGCCCCGCCCCGACGGGAATCGGCTTGGGCTGAAGCTTATCCCTCCATCGATCGACTATCCCGTCCTTGACCGATTCGTACAGTCCCTCCTTGTTCTGAAAGTGAAACAGTATCAACGGCCCGGAGGCCCCGCTTTTCCTGGATATCTCGCTTATCGTGGCGCCTGCGAAGCCCTTGTCGGCGAAAACCTCCTCCGCCGCCTTCAATATGGCCCTCTTCGTCCCCTCCGGGTCTCTAGCAACTTTTCCCTCTTTCATAGTTAGAAACACCTCACTTACTTATCGGTCAGTAAGTTAGTTCATATAAACAAAAATGTCAAGAGGCAAAGAGCCCGTTCCCGCTCAAGCGGCTGTACGAGATCTCTCGTTGAGGATATAATCTCTATTCGGTTGTGTAATTTATTTAAGGCAGGAGGAGATGGTGCTTATGCGTTTTAGAACAATCGCAGGGTTCGTCTTTTTTATGGTGTCCTTTTTGTTCCGATCGGTGGCTTTCTCGGAAGAGGTCGACACGAATCGATTGAAAGAACTCGTAAACGGAGGGAACTGCGTTCTCGTGGATGTCAGGGACAGCGCTGCCTTCAATGGGTGGAAGCTGGATGGTGTCTCCAGAGGAGGCCATATCGCCGGAGCGGTCAATTTTGCCGCCTCATGGCTCGGCGTTGACCGTAAAGACCGAGAAGAGGTGCTGGACCAGGCGTTGGCGGACAAGGGAATCGCAAAGGATAAGACGGTCGTGTTGTACGACGTGAACGGCCGTGATTCCGTCGAGGTGGAGAGATGGCTCGAGGGCAAGGGGTTTGAGAACGTATTGACCTACGACGGCAAAAAATGGATCGACGATCCCGATCGGCCCGTTGAAGTCTTTTCCGGATATAGTCTGTTGATTCCTGCCGAGGTTTTGAAGGATCTCGTGGATGGCAAGAGACCGGAGACTTTCGAGAAGGCTGGAAATGTCCGTATACTCGAGGCGAGTTGGGGCGAGGAAAAGACCTCCTATGCCAAGGGGCATGTCCCCGGTTCCGTTCATGTCAATACCGATTGGGTGGAGCCTCCCGAGGAATACTTGCTGGAAGGCGATGATAAACCGGTTACCATGTGGATACTGGCCTCTTCGGATAAGCTGATCGATCTGGCACGAAGACTCGGAGTCTCGTCGAACGACACCGTGGTGGTCACAGGTGAGCATCAGATGGCGGCCTATCGTGTGGCTTTCGTGATGGAATATCTGGGAGTAGCGGATGTACGGGTTTTGGACGGTGGCAACGATGCATGGGTTAGGGCCGGTTATCCGTTGGAAAAAGATAGTGTGAAGCCCGAGCCAATAGACGATTTCGGAAGAACCTCTCCCGGCAGACCCGAGATTTTGGATACTATGGATGAGACCAGAGAAAGGCTTGTAGACGATCCCGATTTCGTGTTGGTGGATGTCAGAACCTGGGACGAGCATATCGGCAAGGTTTCCGGTTATTCCTATCATCATAGAAAAGGGCGTATACCCGGATCCGTCTTCGCCTACGCTGGCAAGACCGATTCCAACTCTTTGGATTACTATCGGAACGTGGACGGAACCATGAGGGAACCTAGAGAAATCCTCGCCATGTGGAAGGATTGCGGCGTAGACACCTCGAAACATCTATCGTTCATGTGCGGCAGTGGCTGGCGGGTGGCCGAGGTCTGGTTTTATTCCAGGACTATGGGGCTTCGGGACACGTCCATGTTCAGCGACGGTTGGATCGGCTGGAGCAATGCCGGATATCCCTTCGAGACAGGGGAGCCGGCAAAATAAATGTTTTGATGAAAAAGCCCGGAACTGCCGGTCTCCGGGCTTTTTTTTACTGTGTCGTGCTTTTTACGCAGGGTATTTTTCTGGCTGTCTGTCCGATACTGCGCCGGCTTTGCGATGAGAGAGCCGGAGTGATGAAACACGTGTATTACAGATCAGCCCAGCTGCGCCATGGAATCATGTCCGACGGCAATATCGCCTTCCTGTCCGCGGCGGCGCTTCTTGCGTCGTTGGTTTTGTTTTCGCTTTTTTGGGTAGGTAAAAAGAAATGGAGCCGAATTTGCCTTGCGGAGATTTTATGGGGAGTCTGTTTGAGCTTGTTTCTTGTCGCTGTTATTGACATGAGATGGTCTATGGATCATGTTTCCTATCGTTACGTAATTATAGCGGTGTTTTGGGCGTGGATTATACAGCTTGTACCCCTGCTCTTAGGGACATGGAATTTTTTTGCTCGAGGTGGTCGTCTGTGAGAAGGTTTCTTAACAGGTCGTTTCTTTTGAGGGTCTTTCTGCCGGTGGTCCTGATAGCCGGGGTCGTGGCTTTCAAGCCGTCCAGAGATTGGATAAAACAGGTTTTCTTGATGTTTCAGCTTCTGGACGTGAACCTTATTCGGGGATACATACTGTCGTTCGGAATCTGGGCTCCGGTCATGTCCTTTTTCCTCATGGTGTTTCAGTCGGTTATAGCTCCTCTTCCGGCGTTTCTGATAACCTTCGCCAACGCCGGGCTTTTCGGTTGGTGGAAGGGGGCTATCCTGTCCTGGTCGAGCGCCATGGCCGGTGCTGCTCTGTGTTTCTTTATCGCCAAATGGTACGGAAGAGGCCCGGTGGAGCGTCTCACCTCCAAGGCTGGGCTCGAAGGGGTAGACCGTTTCTTCGAACGCTACGGCAACTATGCCGTTTTCGTGGCGAGGCTTCTTCCCTTCGTGTCCTTCGATATCGTAAGCTACGGGGCCGGACTGACCTCCATGAAGTTCTGGCCGTTCTTTCTGGCCACCGGATTAGGGCAGCTGCCGGCCACCGTAGTCTACTCTTACGTCGGGGGGATGTTGACCGAGGGGACGAGACGTTTCGTCCTGGGCCTTTCCCTGCTTTTCGTCTTGACCGCTTTGGTCTCTCTGTGGAAAAAGATCTATAGGGATCGCAGGGATTCGGAAAGTTGCGTCGATCTATCCTCGGGAGATTGATCGATAGACGCTATTTCTCTATCGGCATGTCCTCGTTTCCGCCCCACTCGTAGATGGATCCCTCGTAGTTTCTCACCCGCTCAAAGCCGACGGCTCTGAGAACCGAGGTAACGTACCCCGATCTTATGCCCATCGTTCAGTAAACGGTGAAGGAATCCTGCGGAGTCAGTCCGAATCTCTCTTTCATGATGGACTTTATCTCCTCCGCCGATTTGGGGCTGCCGTCTTTGTTCAGTATGTCCAGCCACAGCATCCACTTGGATCCGGCTATGTGGCCGCCTCTGGGTTCCCCGGCGTTGGTGCTGCCGTCGAACTCCTTTTTGGTCCTGGTATCGATGATGAGTTCCTTTCCCAAGGAGCTGTACACCTGGTCCATTGTGGTGTACCAGGACGGATCGTATTCGTGAAGGGTGAGTGCCCCCTCGTCCGAGGGGGAGGGTTTCGCAACCTTTTTCGTAAGATCGTACCCCAGCGAACGATAGAGGGGCAGTCCGCCGTAGAGGAGTTTGACGTTCTTCATCCCGGCCATCTTCAACTGCCAGAAGTTGCGTCCGTCCGCTCCGGGACCTTTGAACATATTGGAATATAAGA
Protein-coding sequences here:
- a CDS encoding TVP38/TMEM64 family protein — translated: MRRFLNRSFLLRVFLPVVLIAGVVAFKPSRDWIKQVFLMFQLLDVNLIRGYILSFGIWAPVMSFFLMVFQSVIAPLPAFLITFANAGLFGWWKGAILSWSSAMAGAALCFFIAKWYGRGPVERLTSKAGLEGVDRFFERYGNYAVFVARLLPFVSFDIVSYGAGLTSMKFWPFFLATGLGQLPATVVYSYVGGMLTEGTRRFVLGLSLLFVLTALVSLWKKIYRDRRDSESCVDLSSGD
- a CDS encoding rhodanese-like domain-containing protein translates to MRFRTIAGFVFFMVSFLFRSVAFSEEVDTNRLKELVNGGNCVLVDVRDSAAFNGWKLDGVSRGGHIAGAVNFAASWLGVDRKDREEVLDQALADKGIAKDKTVVLYDVNGRDSVEVERWLEGKGFENVLTYDGKKWIDDPDRPVEVFSGYSLLIPAEVLKDLVDGKRPETFEKAGNVRILEASWGEEKTSYAKGHVPGSVHVNTDWVEPPEEYLLEGDDKPVTMWILASSDKLIDLARRLGVSSNDTVVVTGEHQMAAYRVAFVMEYLGVADVRVLDGGNDAWVRAGYPLEKDSVKPEPIDDFGRTSPGRPEILDTMDETRERLVDDPDFVLVDVRTWDEHIGKVSGYSYHHRKGRIPGSVFAYAGKTDSNSLDYYRNVDGTMREPREILAMWKDCGVDTSKHLSFMCGSGWRVAEVWFYSRTMGLRDTSMFSDGWIGWSNAGYPFETGEPAK
- a CDS encoding ABC transporter ATP-binding protein, which codes for MRKKGVARLMEIAGEKRGLLVLSGVLSVVSAILALTPYLSVYKILEELMVHWGNPSNLDGQSMRFWGFTALAGVLASMVFLYAGYMASHVAAFRILYGLRVRLAEHIGKLHLGYLSRTSTGAVKKTLEQNVEKIENFVAHKIPDLVSVLATAAVMAAALFSLNPWIAGAATGAALLAFFVQSYMMIGSRGQTLIKAYYDSLERINGSAVQYVRGMPAVKIFGRTVHSFRKFYGDMMDYCRLVTDWTDSFQNGYILFKTMLTSLLAFVLPVGVLLLSRGGDRSTGLTVLFSIIMIPGLTAPLYKMMHLSATLRQITEGVNRIDDILDQPAVSEPARPALPEGHDVAFENVSFSYGSEDESTRVDALSGLSFSAREGEVTALVGPSGSGKSTAANLIPRFWDVDSGSIKIGGVDVRDMRTEDLMDRVSFVFQDTFLFFDSLYQNILVGRPDATEEEVHAAARAAQCHDFIERLPNGYDTLIGEGGVYLSGGEEQRVAVARAILKNSPILVLDEATAFADPENEHRMQMALKSLIKDKTVIVIAHRLSTIKEADHIVVLDGGTLSEEGTHRELLENRGVYERMWTAHTSAREWGMERPAKAEAI
- a CDS encoding sulfurtransferase, with product MKQTLLRVWFALCMLTISATAWGGEPDLSGFVHPEYFITPQKLHSILGDPKLVLLDGNNPKVYRKGHIPGAVNIGFHFLSKTVGRPGDPGWGTSLPIDRLEKKLRELGVNDDSIVVLYSNMFKGPGADGRNFWQLKMAGMKNVKLLYGGLPLYRSLGYDLTKKVAKPSPSDEGALTLHEYDPSWYTTMDQVYSSLGKELIIDTRTKKEFDGSTNAGEPRGGHIAGSKWMLWLDILNKDGSPKSAEEIKSIMKERFGLTPQDSFTVY
- a CDS encoding class I SAM-dependent methyltransferase; translation: MGKDMSALPRTMLITLWAKAKETGMERPLLRDPKAVKMMKAIDYDFSTFEGCWKSQVGVAIRSMILDRETKRFLRNHPNGTVVELGAGLSSRMERLGKNSARWYDLDLPEGIETRQRFFRETDTRRFIARSVFDFSWMDEVKTRGEPVLFIAEGLLMYFPEEKVRSLLVELANRFPRGEMLLESTAPCVVGKARWHDSLSKIDETPEFLWGPEDPETMASWSRSIEIAGKWNFYDYGGSRWRWMRVFKYIPKLKRMTSCHIVRLRFKPESTERRRNV
- a CDS encoding TetR/AcrR family transcriptional regulator, which gives rise to MKEGKVARDPEGTKRAILKAAEEVFADKGFAGATISEISRKSGASGPLILFHFQNKEGLYESVKDGIVDRWRDKLQPKPIPVGAGPEFVSDMIEVAFSFYRDNPRMVRMANWGRLEGDDAPWGGEEDIHHWYESSIKEAQSRGEIRNDVSPLTITAMVCGTVHVWWEFHGHMEEHVRQGSYSEVKDDDYLEQITAIILKGLTP